The following coding sequences lie in one Deltaproteobacteria bacterium IMCC39524 genomic window:
- a CDS encoding CinA family nicotinamide mononucleotide deamidase-related protein: MKIAILTIGDELLNGDLADTNTVAISRQLIENALPVREASTIGDSAVDIAAALRRLAESHDAVIATGGLGPTEDDRTAKAAAMAFERSYSLNDKALLQIRARFQEWQREMHPRNEKQAMLPGRSTVIANNTGTAPGFHLQHKQTDLYFLPGVPREMLTMLNEYVVPSLLKRFPDPPMRCQRTLGVFGLPEPTVESRINRNVLPEGVELAFNVEFPVVQVKLRSKGEDAQRLVDRAELAARKTLGHYVFGIDNDTLAGSTARLLSTAGLTISLAESCTGGLIAQLLTDQPGASAFLERSIVSYANTAKTDCLKVDQEILDRHGAVSPECAEAMANGVRSAARTDISLAVTGIAGPDGGTADKPIGTVYLAMISPQGKRVERFNFSGNREQVRLRTACTALDWLRRQAMVQLSGGILEDEA, translated from the coding sequence ATGAAGATAGCCATCCTTACCATAGGCGACGAGCTACTGAACGGAGACCTGGCCGACACCAACACCGTCGCTATCAGTCGGCAACTCATAGAGAATGCCTTGCCGGTACGTGAGGCGAGCACCATTGGTGACAGTGCAGTTGACATTGCTGCTGCCCTGCGGCGCCTTGCAGAAAGCCACGACGCGGTGATTGCAACGGGCGGTCTCGGACCCACCGAAGATGACCGCACCGCCAAGGCCGCGGCCATGGCCTTCGAACGTTCCTATAGCCTCAATGACAAAGCGCTGCTGCAGATCCGGGCCCGTTTTCAAGAATGGCAACGAGAGATGCACCCCCGCAATGAGAAGCAGGCCATGCTGCCGGGAAGAAGTACGGTTATCGCCAACAATACCGGCACTGCGCCTGGATTCCACCTGCAGCACAAGCAGACCGACCTTTATTTTCTGCCGGGCGTTCCCCGTGAGATGCTGACGATGCTCAATGAGTACGTCGTGCCTTCCCTGCTGAAACGTTTCCCCGACCCGCCTATGCGTTGCCAACGCACCCTGGGCGTCTTTGGCCTGCCCGAACCTACGGTCGAGTCACGCATCAACCGCAACGTCCTGCCCGAAGGAGTGGAGCTGGCCTTCAATGTCGAATTCCCGGTGGTTCAGGTCAAACTGCGCAGCAAAGGCGAAGACGCCCAGCGGCTTGTGGACCGTGCAGAGTTGGCGGCACGCAAAACTCTGGGCCATTACGTTTTCGGCATCGACAACGACACACTGGCCGGAAGTACAGCGCGCCTGCTCTCTACAGCCGGCCTGACGATTTCCCTGGCCGAATCATGCACAGGAGGCCTGATCGCACAACTCTTGACCGATCAACCCGGAGCCTCGGCCTTCCTGGAACGCAGCATTGTCTCCTACGCCAACACCGCCAAAACAGACTGTCTTAAGGTTGATCAGGAAATCCTTGATCGTCATGGTGCGGTCAGCCCCGAGTGCGCTGAAGCCATGGCCAATGGCGTCCGCTCTGCGGCCAGAACCGACATCAGCCTGGCGGTCACCGGCATAGCTGGCCCCGATGGCGGCACGGCGGACAAACCGATCGGCACCGTCTACCTGGCGATGATCAGTCCCCAGGGGAAACGTGTGGAACGCTTTAATTTCTCCGGCAACCGCGAGCAGGTTCGGCTGCGCACAGCCTGTACGGCTCTGGATTGGCTGCGTCGTCAGGCAATGGTTCAGCTCTCAGGTGGCATTCTGGAGGATGAGGCATGA
- a CDS encoding PAS domain S-box protein produces the protein MNTAILTIVAIAVFMAARWAKQKQNQTREMQERLKKGDELSRQQAEQLKEHNDRNRQLVQNANDALFIFDQKDGALIEINRQAEELLGYTQGEVTPLTFKVLFSKEHRQRLLRMISTIIKKGHAETNGIKFRRKDGSQFIGEIKARSGRIGNRQIVYGNFRDITQTASLQLELERHNLHLTLLNQISNRVAEGHNLPHTLEIILDEVIRSFSVSGGGIFLLEQRGTEMKLALHRNIPEDVVEDLNQMKPGEGLAGKVVKTARHRHSTNLQKDHRRTSSAVRADNWRAFLAVPFIAEEEALGVLFIFDRGHKVFSREDIRLTQAIGRQLGPLLKNAELFDELQWQHRINFASLRELERSRTTLRDNLDQLEQHHRTLQGLNQMKSAFLSLASHELRTPLTTILSGAEFLQSQTEELLGNNEKRALNVIIRASQRLNHIVDDLLDAARLEARTLYIARESFNPFMMINELITEFKPSYQKNKINLELQEFPDDTVLRGDAHHLKRALARLLENAIKFTPEGGMVHIAGRTLQQEIVVGLTGELNAFSESFFDGALAESYLQISISDSGIGIDKADHLRIFDKFQEVGDISTHSTSQAQFGGKGVGLGLTLAKGIIETHDGLVWVESAGADQGSCFSALLPLANSHEERYVLG, from the coding sequence ATGAACACGGCGATTCTGACCATAGTCGCAATAGCTGTGTTCATGGCGGCTCGCTGGGCGAAACAAAAGCAGAACCAGACCAGGGAGATGCAGGAAAGACTGAAAAAGGGTGACGAGCTCTCTCGGCAGCAAGCGGAGCAACTCAAGGAGCATAATGATCGTAATCGACAACTGGTACAGAACGCCAACGACGCCCTCTTCATCTTTGACCAGAAGGATGGAGCCCTGATTGAAATCAACCGCCAGGCAGAAGAGCTGCTCGGCTACACCCAGGGAGAAGTCACCCCTCTGACTTTCAAAGTCCTTTTTTCCAAGGAACACCGTCAGCGCCTGTTGCGCATGATAAGTACCATTATCAAAAAAGGACACGCCGAAACCAACGGCATCAAGTTCCGCCGCAAAGACGGCAGTCAATTCATCGGTGAGATCAAGGCCAGAAGCGGACGCATAGGAAATCGCCAGATCGTCTATGGCAACTTTCGGGATATTACCCAGACCGCGAGCCTGCAGCTCGAGCTGGAACGCCACAACCTCCACCTCACCCTGCTGAACCAGATTTCCAACCGGGTAGCAGAGGGTCACAACCTGCCACATACGCTTGAGATTATCCTCGATGAAGTGATCAGGAGCTTCAGTGTTTCAGGGGGTGGGATTTTCCTCCTGGAGCAGCGCGGCACAGAGATGAAGCTTGCCCTTCATCGCAACATCCCCGAGGATGTCGTCGAAGATCTCAACCAGATGAAACCCGGCGAAGGGCTTGCCGGCAAGGTGGTGAAAACAGCTCGCCATCGACATTCAACCAACCTGCAGAAAGACCATAGACGGACCTCCAGCGCGGTCCGTGCAGATAACTGGCGAGCCTTTCTGGCTGTGCCCTTCATTGCAGAAGAGGAAGCGCTTGGCGTCCTCTTCATTTTTGATCGAGGTCACAAGGTCTTCAGTCGCGAAGACATACGCCTGACCCAGGCGATCGGCAGACAGCTCGGCCCCTTACTGAAAAACGCCGAACTCTTCGATGAGCTGCAGTGGCAACACCGGATCAACTTTGCCAGCCTGCGTGAGCTGGAACGCTCACGAACGACCCTCCGTGACAATCTGGATCAACTCGAACAGCATCACCGGACCCTGCAGGGCCTCAACCAGATGAAAAGCGCTTTCCTGTCACTGGCCTCGCACGAACTGCGGACGCCACTTACCACGATTCTATCGGGGGCAGAGTTCCTGCAGAGTCAAACGGAAGAGCTTCTGGGCAACAATGAAAAACGAGCCCTCAATGTTATTATCCGTGCCAGTCAGCGTCTCAACCATATTGTCGATGACCTGCTTGATGCGGCCCGACTGGAAGCAAGAACCCTCTATATTGCTCGTGAGTCATTCAATCCCTTCATGATGATCAACGAACTGATCACTGAATTCAAACCAAGCTACCAGAAGAACAAAATCAATCTCGAGTTACAGGAGTTTCCTGATGACACCGTCCTCCGTGGGGACGCCCATCATCTCAAACGAGCTCTCGCACGCTTGCTGGAAAACGCCATCAAATTCACTCCAGAAGGGGGCATGGTTCATATTGCCGGACGCACTCTGCAACAGGAGATAGTCGTCGGCCTCACCGGAGAGCTGAACGCTTTTTCGGAAAGTTTTTTCGATGGTGCGCTGGCCGAATCCTACTTGCAGATTTCCATCAGCGACAGTGGCATTGGCATCGACAAGGCTGATCATCTGCGGATTTTTGACAAATTCCAGGAAGTCGGTGACATCTCGACACACTCAACATCCCAGGCACAATTCGGCGGCAAAGGTGTCGGCCTGGGACTGACGCTGGCAAAGGGGATCATAGAAACCCATGACGGACTGGTCTGGGTGGAAAGTGCAGGAGCTGATCAGGGCAGCTGTTTCTCGGCGCTCCTGCCGCTCGCCAACTCGCATGAGGAGAGATATGTCCTCGGTTAG
- the thpR gene encoding RNA 2',3'-cyclic phosphodiesterase, translated as MSSVRAFLAIPLPWQLQESIRVIQTELQASIAEARWTRPENLHLTLHFFGEIEQETLEKLKVSVLSVKGCQRSFQVEVNGLGAFPSPHRPRVIWLGLEPQGQLEQLHRATGQWLRQVGLTTDSRPYSPHLTIGRLRGGKLDLTKLFSSMPQKTIEPLTVDRLILYESRLRPEGAQHIPLLTVNFDDKNTDIHNAT; from the coding sequence ATGTCCTCGGTTAGAGCCTTCCTGGCCATCCCGTTGCCTTGGCAACTTCAGGAGTCTATCCGCGTCATACAGACCGAACTGCAGGCCAGCATAGCGGAGGCTCGCTGGACCCGACCCGAGAATCTCCACCTGACCCTGCACTTCTTCGGTGAAATCGAGCAGGAAACCCTTGAAAAGTTGAAGGTTTCTGTGCTATCCGTTAAGGGTTGTCAACGGTCTTTCCAGGTCGAGGTCAATGGTCTTGGCGCCTTCCCCAGTCCACATCGGCCCCGGGTCATCTGGCTCGGTTTGGAGCCACAGGGGCAGCTCGAACAGCTACACAGAGCCACCGGTCAGTGGTTACGTCAGGTAGGGCTCACAACTGATTCGCGGCCCTACTCTCCGCACTTGACCATCGGTCGACTGCGTGGAGGCAAGCTTGACCTGACCAAACTTTTCAGCTCAATGCCGCAAAAGACGATTGAACCGCTGACCGTTGACAGGTTGATCCTTTATGAAAGTCGTCTGCGCCCAGAAGGCGCGCAGCACATTCCATTACTGACGGTGAATTTTGATGACAAAAATACTGATATCCACAATGCAACCTAA
- the recA gene encoding recombinase RecA — protein sequence MAESDRNRAIELAMGQIEKQFGKGSIMRLGEDAVLPDIKSIPTGALSLNIALGIGGVPCGRIVEVYGPESSGKTTLALHIAAEAQKKGGVAAFIDAEHALDVHYAKKLGVNTDDLLISQPDTGEQALEIVEVLVRSGAIDVLIIDSVAALVPRAEIEGEMGDSHMGLQARLMSQALRKLTGTISKSNCCVIFINQIRMKIGVMFGNPETTTGGNALKFYASVRMDIRRIASLKQGQDAIGNRTRVKVVKNKVAPPFKEAEFDIMYGTGISKEGDLVDLGVECNIVEKSGSWFSYGEERIGQGRENAKKFLIDHPEMAAEIEAKVLEHFNLNPAGTSPEGE from the coding sequence ATGGCGGAGAGTGATCGCAACAGAGCTATAGAACTGGCCATGGGCCAGATTGAAAAACAGTTTGGCAAGGGCAGCATCATGCGCCTCGGTGAAGATGCCGTGCTACCGGACATAAAATCCATTCCCACTGGCGCCTTGAGCCTGAATATCGCTCTCGGTATTGGCGGCGTGCCCTGTGGCAGAATCGTCGAGGTTTACGGCCCTGAATCTTCCGGCAAAACAACCCTGGCCCTGCACATCGCTGCAGAAGCCCAGAAAAAAGGTGGTGTCGCCGCCTTTATCGATGCTGAGCACGCCCTGGATGTTCACTACGCCAAAAAACTCGGTGTCAACACAGACGATCTCCTGATCTCCCAACCGGACACCGGCGAGCAAGCCCTTGAGATTGTCGAAGTCCTCGTTCGCAGCGGCGCTATTGATGTCCTGATCATTGACTCGGTCGCAGCCCTGGTTCCTCGAGCTGAGATTGAGGGCGAAATGGGAGATTCACACATGGGCCTGCAAGCCCGGCTCATGTCGCAAGCGCTTCGTAAGCTCACCGGCACGATCAGTAAATCAAACTGCTGCGTCATTTTCATTAACCAGATCCGCATGAAGATCGGCGTCATGTTCGGTAACCCTGAGACCACCACGGGCGGTAATGCCCTGAAATTTTATGCATCTGTCCGTATGGACATCCGTCGCATCGCATCGCTTAAGCAGGGACAAGATGCCATCGGTAACCGCACCCGGGTCAAGGTCGTCAAAAACAAGGTGGCACCTCCTTTCAAGGAAGCTGAATTTGACATCATGTACGGCACCGGAATTTCAAAAGAAGGGGATCTGGTCGACCTGGGCGTTGAGTGCAATATTGTCGAGAAGAGCGGTTCCTGGTTCTCCTACGGCGAAGAACGCATCGGCCAGGGGCGTGAAAATGCCAAGAAATTCCTGATTGACCACCCTGAAATGGCGGCCGAAATCGAAGCAAAAGTACTCGAACATTTCAACCTTAACCCTGCAGGGACATCCCCTGAAGGAGAATAA
- a CDS encoding type IV pilus twitching motility protein PilT, translating to MELNEILSVGLKSGASDIHLKAGLPPIYRIDGTLRPLPKAPRISPEQTEQIAAEIMNDMQRERFETSYECDLAYGVPGLGRFRVNAFTQRGSISLVFRAIPFDIKGLDDLMLPPVIKKMAMAQRGLILVTGATGSGKSTTLAAVIDYINANRKSHIVTIEDPIEFLHRDKKSIINQREVGSDTKGFEPALKSALRQDPDVILVGEMRDHETIETALMAAETGHLVLSTLHTIDATETVNRIISVFPPYQQRQMRIQLAAVLRGVISMRLVPRIDGKGRAPAVEVMVASARVRQMIDDKELTKSLPEAIQQGFESYGMQTFDQSLMGLLKNKTISFEEALRQCSNPDDFKLKMSGVSSTSDLSWDAFDGTDEKGEG from the coding sequence ATGGAACTCAATGAAATCCTGTCCGTTGGCCTGAAGTCAGGAGCCTCGGACATTCACCTCAAAGCGGGCCTGCCGCCGATCTATCGTATTGACGGCACCCTGCGACCTCTGCCGAAAGCGCCACGAATCAGCCCGGAGCAGACAGAACAGATCGCGGCAGAGATCATGAACGACATGCAGAGAGAGCGTTTTGAAACGTCTTACGAGTGTGACCTGGCTTATGGGGTTCCTGGTCTTGGCCGTTTCCGCGTCAATGCGTTTACCCAACGTGGCTCGATTTCACTGGTCTTTCGTGCTATTCCTTTTGATATCAAAGGTCTCGACGACCTGATGTTGCCGCCGGTCATCAAAAAAATGGCCATGGCCCAACGTGGCCTGATTCTGGTAACCGGAGCGACCGGCTCGGGCAAGTCAACCACTCTCGCTGCGGTCATCGACTACATCAATGCCAACCGCAAATCACATATCGTGACGATTGAGGATCCGATCGAATTTCTTCATCGCGACAAGAAGAGCATCATCAATCAGCGCGAAGTCGGTTCGGACACCAAGGGTTTTGAGCCGGCACTGAAATCTGCCCTGCGCCAGGACCCTGACGTCATTCTGGTCGGCGAGATGCGCGATCATGAGACGATCGAGACCGCCCTGATGGCGGCTGAAACCGGTCACCTGGTTCTCTCGACACTGCACACGATCGATGCGACTGAAACAGTCAACCGTATTATCTCTGTTTTCCCGCCGTACCAGCAGCGGCAGATGCGTATTCAGCTGGCTGCGGTTCTGCGCGGCGTTATCTCCATGCGCCTGGTGCCAAGAATTGACGGCAAGGGGCGGGCCCCAGCGGTTGAAGTCATGGTCGCTTCGGCCAGGGTGCGCCAGATGATCGACGACAAGGAACTGACAAAGTCTCTGCCGGAAGCAATTCAGCAAGGGTTTGAATCCTACGGCATGCAGACCTTCGACCAGTCACTGATGGGTCTGCTCAAGAACAAAACGATCAGCTTCGAAGAGGCCCTGCGCCAGTGCTCCAACCCGGATGACTTCAAGCTCAAGATGTCCGGTGTTTCTTCAACTTCAGATCT